The Candidatus Poribacteria bacterium genome window below encodes:
- a CDS encoding phytanoyl-CoA dioxygenase family protein encodes MVSPYLTEVQQKEWQTQGFLIIKNVLSTTEIETLLEAVDSAIETYVQETPSLQGSRFGKGAYTIIRAIERTDALDPLTDHPNTFGTILSLMGPYLQIMGTQIYVRHPDVDALMGFHTDAGPSLQRIHPHPDSLPLQFKIQFFLTDLTEPNQGNFMCVPGSHKMSFPENGFKKGTYPEGAIQVLAEAGDAVIFPWALWHGVGPNQTERIRKSVTFRYGQMWSRPYDYDKLPTDVLARMTPRRRRLFGDMGEDHHPTDYFKPHDQLEVIGADAWNVPLP; translated from the coding sequence ATGGTATCTCCATACTTGACAGAGGTGCAACAAAAAGAGTGGCAAACACAAGGATTTCTCATCATCAAGAATGTTCTTTCCACCACCGAAATTGAGACGCTTTTGGAGGCTGTGGATTCAGCAATTGAGACGTATGTCCAAGAAACCCCAAGTTTACAAGGCAGTCGATTCGGGAAAGGGGCATATACGATTATCCGTGCGATTGAACGGACAGATGCACTGGATCCGCTCACCGATCATCCGAACACCTTCGGCACAATCCTTTCACTGATGGGACCCTACCTCCAAATTATGGGAACGCAAATCTACGTTCGGCACCCGGATGTAGACGCTTTAATGGGATTTCATACGGATGCGGGTCCCTCACTGCAACGGATTCATCCGCATCCAGATAGTTTACCGCTGCAATTTAAAATCCAATTTTTCTTAACGGATCTGACGGAACCGAATCAGGGAAATTTTATGTGTGTGCCGGGAAGCCACAAGATGTCTTTTCCTGAGAATGGATTTAAAAAAGGCACATACCCCGAAGGCGCGATTCAGGTGCTTGCGGAAGCAGGAGATGCAGTTATCTTTCCATGGGCATTGTGGCACGGTGTGGGTCCGAATCAGACGGAACGGATCCGAAAAAGCGTGACCTTCCGTTATGGACAGATGTGGTCCCGTCCTTATGATTATGACAAACTTCCCACAGACGTTCTCGCACGGATGACCCCTCGCCGTCGGAGATTGTTCGGTGATATGGGTGAAGATCATCATCCAACCGATTACTTCAAACCCCACGATCAGCTGGAAGTTATCGGTGCGGACGCATGGAACGTTCCACTTCCGTAG
- the recG gene encoding ATP-dependent DNA helicase RecG, translating to MNNFTKILTTIRRPFQQELRKGCRDDIVVNGLGSYVQLWVKNGETFTLEATEKEVLKGLTDLFKNYADASSTERQRILEEATRRIEAALGHGKRNASDVVGTGAEPSPTRQQSRSQRTRSKKSAQTDMLSLFAEVESNPKNSPPERASERPQKSRDHDHRDGVLPPASTGPTEDLPLFQDTAPPSQRKSHQRETGLEEGKAGRKGGDPSSLPAFQSNTDRHSESVPISNTPVSMDVELLDFLSQPLQYLKGIGPRRAEMLQEELSIQTVGELLAYYPRDYIDRSKMVEIYRVGRREDDEPETIQGKVVNHTSSPTARGKRIGKISIFDGTGVALLVNFGKRIGIMKALLPVDTEVVVSGKFARRYNEIQATDYEFERFEEDNLIHTNRIVPKYPLTAKLTAKMLRAWMRMALDEHGQQIPEILPLTLRQRQSLIDRQSAINEIHFPTSEAHREAAQKRLAFEEFFLLSVGMEMKKERRISEDGIAFRVEMEGAGTSSSLVQDFLASLPYELTGAQKRVFVEIQNDMRQETVMNRLIQGDVGSGKTVVAAMALLCAIENGYQGALMVPTEILAEQHYYNLSEMLENLRKDTGQTEDESINVVLLKSDLPKVEREEALAAIADGTADLIVGTQALIQEGVDFHKLGLVIIDEQHRFGVMQRATLRNKAQSAVARHHDDRDRMTTEANGTQKQGAAAPPAPDVLVMTATPIPRTLALTLYGDLNVSVIDEMPPGRQTIKTYWIKEKEREKLYSTVRKEIQRGRQAYVVYPLVEESEKLEELKAATEMAAHLQSEVFPDLRLGLLHGQMKSIEKQEVMTNFKDRHIDILVSTTVIEVGIDVPNATLMVIENAERFGLSQLHQLRGRVGRGEHQSMCYLVASPRGDDSYQRIQAMIRTNNGFRIAEADLNIRGPGEFFGTRQSGIPNFKIANIIEDATLLEAAKKEAELLINADPALNAPMHQLLKRMLQKHWRDNLEIASVG from the coding sequence ATGAACAATTTCACAAAAATCCTTACCACCATCCGTCGTCCCTTTCAACAAGAACTCCGAAAGGGGTGCCGCGACGATATCGTCGTCAACGGATTGGGTAGCTATGTCCAGTTGTGGGTAAAGAATGGCGAGACGTTCACACTGGAAGCAACTGAAAAAGAGGTACTGAAGGGTTTAACAGATCTCTTTAAAAATTACGCCGATGCATCGTCCACCGAACGCCAACGCATACTTGAGGAGGCAACGAGACGAATTGAGGCGGCACTCGGGCACGGAAAACGAAACGCCTCGGATGTGGTCGGGACAGGTGCTGAACCTTCACCAACGCGCCAGCAATCGAGATCGCAGCGGACACGTTCCAAAAAAAGTGCCCAAACGGATATGTTGTCACTTTTTGCGGAAGTAGAAAGTAACCCGAAAAACTCGCCTCCAGAGCGGGCATCGGAACGTCCTCAAAAGTCACGCGATCACGACCATCGTGATGGCGTGCTTCCACCAGCTTCTACGGGACCAACGGAAGATTTGCCCCTTTTCCAAGACACAGCCCCCCCCTCACAACGAAAGAGCCACCAGCGAGAGACTGGGCTGGAAGAGGGGAAGGCTGGAAGAAAGGGCGGCGATCCTTCCTCCCTGCCAGCCTTCCAGTCAAATACTGACCGCCACTCAGAATCTGTCCCAATCTCGAACACCCCTGTCTCAATGGACGTTGAGTTGCTTGATTTTCTATCCCAACCCCTCCAGTATCTCAAGGGGATTGGTCCGCGTCGCGCCGAAATGCTCCAAGAAGAACTCAGTATCCAAACGGTTGGCGAATTGTTGGCATATTACCCGCGCGATTACATTGACCGTTCCAAAATGGTAGAGATTTACAGGGTTGGGAGAAGGGAAGATGACGAACCGGAAACAATACAAGGTAAAGTCGTCAATCATACTTCCTCTCCGACAGCGAGAGGCAAACGTATCGGTAAGATTTCAATTTTCGACGGCACCGGTGTAGCACTGCTCGTTAACTTCGGGAAACGTATCGGTATTATGAAGGCACTGCTTCCTGTTGATACCGAGGTTGTCGTCAGCGGCAAATTCGCTCGCCGTTACAATGAAATCCAAGCCACCGACTATGAATTTGAACGCTTTGAAGAAGATAACCTCATCCACACAAATCGAATCGTTCCGAAATACCCACTTACGGCGAAACTCACGGCGAAGATGCTACGCGCCTGGATGCGGATGGCGTTGGATGAACATGGACAGCAGATACCGGAAATTTTGCCACTCACACTTCGCCAACGACAAAGCTTGATTGACAGGCAATCCGCCATTAACGAGATACATTTTCCGACATCGGAGGCACATCGGGAAGCGGCACAGAAACGGCTCGCTTTTGAGGAGTTTTTTCTTCTCAGTGTCGGGATGGAGATGAAAAAGGAGCGTCGTATCTCGGAGGACGGTATCGCGTTTCGAGTTGAAATGGAAGGGGCTGGAACGTCTTCTTCCCTGGTACAGGATTTCCTCGCTTCGCTGCCTTATGAACTCACGGGCGCACAAAAGCGGGTTTTTGTTGAGATCCAAAACGATATGCGGCAGGAAACCGTCATGAATCGACTCATTCAAGGCGATGTCGGGTCGGGTAAGACAGTTGTCGCAGCGATGGCGTTGCTCTGTGCTATCGAAAACGGGTATCAGGGCGCGCTGATGGTTCCGACTGAAATCCTCGCTGAACAACACTATTATAATCTATCGGAGATGCTCGAGAATTTGCGCAAGGATACTGGGCAAACGGAGGATGAGAGCATAAACGTTGTGCTTCTCAAAAGTGATCTGCCAAAAGTAGAGCGCGAGGAGGCATTGGCGGCGATTGCCGATGGCACCGCAGACCTCATCGTTGGGACACAGGCGTTGATACAGGAAGGGGTCGATTTTCACAAACTTGGGCTCGTTATCATCGACGAACAGCACCGGTTCGGTGTGATGCAACGCGCAACACTCCGTAACAAGGCACAGTCAGCGGTAGCACGCCATCACGATGATCGTGATCGCATGACTACCGAAGCAAATGGAACGCAAAAGCAAGGTGCCGCCGCTCCTCCAGCACCGGACGTACTCGTCATGACTGCGACACCGATTCCAAGAACGTTGGCATTGACGCTCTATGGGGATCTGAACGTCTCTGTTATTGATGAGATGCCCCCCGGTAGACAGACAATTAAGACCTATTGGATAAAAGAGAAGGAGCGGGAAAAATTATACAGCACCGTTCGGAAGGAGATCCAACGCGGCAGGCAGGCGTATGTTGTCTATCCACTCGTTGAGGAGTCCGAAAAACTGGAGGAACTCAAAGCCGCCACAGAGATGGCAGCGCATCTTCAGAGCGAAGTGTTCCCCGATCTGCGTCTCGGACTTCTACATGGGCAAATGAAATCCATTGAGAAGCAAGAAGTGATGACGAACTTCAAGGATCGGCATATTGATATCCTCGTCTCAACGACGGTGATTGAGGTCGGTATTGATGTGCCAAACGCGACGTTGATGGTCATTGAGAACGCAGAACGGTTTGGGTTGTCACAATTGCATCAATTGCGTGGACGTGTCGGACGTGGTGAGCATCAATCAATGTGTTACCTTGTCGCTTCACCCAGAGGCGACGATTCTTATCAACGCATTCAAGCGATGATTCGGACAAACAACGGCTTTCGGATTGCAGAAGCAGACTTGAACATCCGCGGTCCGGGTGAGTTCTTCGGCACACGCCAATCAGGTATCCCAAATTTCAAGATTGCCAACATCATTGAGGATGCCACGCTTTTGGAAGCGGCGAAAAAAGAGGCAGAATTGCTCATCAACGCCGATCCAGCACTCAACGCACCCATGCATCAGTTGTTGAAGCGGATGTTACAAAAACACTGGCGAGACAACTTAGAGATAGCGTCTGTCGGTTAA
- a CDS encoding type II toxin-antitoxin system RelE/ParE family toxin — MEIMPKAEADFARLDATIEQRILDKLRSLCENCDTHRHEALRGPYRGKFRLRVAGVYRVIYTFNRQTRTVVVHEVGHRSSVY; from the coding sequence TTGGAAATTATGCCAAAAGCGGAAGCAGACTTTGCGCGTTTAGATGCCACGATTGAACAGCGGATTCTTGATAAACTGAGATCACTCTGCGAAAATTGCGACACACATCGCCATGAGGCGCTCCGAGGCCCCTATAGAGGAAAATTCCGCTTACGCGTTGCCGGTGTTTACCGAGTTATCTATACCTTCAATAGACAAACAAGAACGGTTGTTGTTCATGAAGTTGGGCATCGGAGCAGTGTTTATTAG